From Hippea jasoniae, one genomic window encodes:
- a CDS encoding FAD-dependent oxidoreductase → MEKPLKVVVIGGDAAGMSAASQVKRRIKSAEVIVLEKGVDVSYGACGMPYNIGFKGDIDALVVLTAEDFKKKRGIDVRLLNEAIGLDEKNKKVLVKNHSSNREYEISFDKLFIGSGARSALPPIEGVENEGVFTLKVLDDARKIKDFIDKKGPKKAVLIGAGFINLELAENMKRLGMDVVILEKLDDLLLNMEEEVRDAVKEELKNNGVEIYFGVDIDSIEEGLVVKTNKGDFEADFVNVSVGVKPNTEFLEGTSIQLNKGAIVVDRYFKTTANDIYAGGDCALIYHRLLNRNVYMPLGTNANKAGRIGGANIAGAEKQFAGIVGTIIFKVFEKGVAKTGLSLEEAIKEGYDAFKTVITAPTTAHGYVHQGKVSVILIAEIATGKLLGSQIFGDFEGVWRVDVMAAALYSNLTIKDIQGLDLAYSPPFAPVWDPIIVAANQAIKQV, encoded by the coding sequence TGAGGTTATTGTGCTTGAAAAGGGTGTTGATGTTTCATACGGCGCATGCGGTATGCCTTATAATATTGGTTTTAAGGGTGATATAGATGCACTTGTTGTTCTGACGGCTGAGGATTTTAAGAAAAAAAGGGGTATCGATGTAAGGCTGTTGAATGAAGCTATAGGCTTAGATGAAAAGAATAAGAAGGTTCTGGTAAAAAACCATTCAAGCAACAGGGAGTATGAGATTTCATTTGATAAGCTGTTTATAGGCAGTGGTGCAAGAAGTGCTCTACCCCCGATTGAAGGTGTGGAAAATGAGGGCGTTTTTACATTAAAAGTTTTAGACGATGCAAGAAAGATAAAGGATTTTATTGATAAAAAAGGCCCAAAAAAAGCAGTGCTTATAGGAGCCGGTTTTATCAACCTTGAACTTGCAGAAAACATGAAGCGTCTGGGCATGGATGTTGTTATTTTGGAGAAATTGGATGATCTTTTGCTCAATATGGAGGAAGAGGTTAGGGATGCGGTAAAAGAAGAGCTTAAAAACAACGGTGTTGAGATCTATTTTGGAGTTGATATAGACTCAATAGAAGAAGGTCTTGTTGTAAAGACAAACAAAGGCGATTTTGAAGCTGATTTTGTGAATGTATCTGTGGGTGTAAAACCCAATACAGAGTTTTTAGAGGGAACCTCCATACAGCTAAATAAAGGTGCTATAGTTGTTGATAGGTATTTCAAAACCACTGCTAATGATATCTATGCAGGTGGGGATTGCGCTTTAATTTACCACAGGCTTTTAAATCGCAATGTATATATGCCGCTTGGTACAAATGCGAATAAAGCTGGCAGAATTGGCGGGGCAAATATTGCAGGTGCAGAAAAGCAGTTTGCAGGTATTGTGGGTACAATAATTTTTAAGGTATTTGAAAAGGGCGTGGCTAAAACAGGGCTATCTTTGGAAGAGGCAATAAAAGAGGGCTACGATGCTTTCAAAACCGTCATAACAGCTCCAACAACGGCTCACGGTTATGTGCATCAGGGTAAAGTAAGTGTGATTTTGATAGCAGAAATAGCTACTGGAAAACTACTTGGCAGTCAGATTTTTGGCGATTTTGAAGGTGTGTGGCGTGTGGATGTTATGGCAGCTGCCCTTTATTCAAATCTAACAATAAAAGATATACAGGGTCTTGATTTAGCTTATTCTCCACCATTTGCTCCTGTCTGGGATCCCATAATTGTTGCTGCAAATCAGGCTATCAAGCAGGTGTAG
- the thrC gene encoding threonine synthase — MAVLYKSTRGGVKGLGFSDAVLMGLASDGGLIIPEKIPLVDLDRLKGLSYEQLAEEIFSLFIDDIDREDLRLIVQRSYSTFDDKRIVPVVKKDGVFIAELFHGPTFAFKDIALQFLGNLFEYILTKRATYINVLGATSGDTGSAAIYGLRGKENINIFILHPYKKVSPIQELQMTTVQDSNVFNIAIKGTFDDCQAIVKSIFNDLAFKEKFHLAAVNSINWARVLAQIVYYFYAYFQSSVNRLYFSVPTGNFGNIFAGFVAKKMGLPVDKLILATNSNDILYRFINFGDYSISDVKKTYSPSMDIQIASNFERYLYYLFGEDSSTTKSKMEQFAKNKKLQFNRDELEAVREDFVSFRCSEDDTLKTIKRFYDETGYIIDPHTAAGVYAAWQAGFDDVICLATAHPAKFPDAIRLATGREPDEPEAIAELKGKEKRLEVLDNDVELVKDFIAKKLG, encoded by the coding sequence ATGGCTGTTTTGTATAAAAGCACAAGGGGAGGTGTTAAAGGGCTTGGTTTTAGTGATGCCGTTTTAATGGGATTGGCAAGCGATGGCGGTTTGATAATTCCTGAAAAAATCCCTTTAGTTGATCTTGATAGACTTAAAGGTTTGAGTTATGAGCAGTTAGCAGAGGAGATTTTTTCGTTATTTATAGACGATATAGACAGAGAAGATTTAAGATTGATTGTTCAAAGAAGCTACTCTACTTTTGATGATAAACGGATCGTGCCTGTTGTTAAAAAAGATGGTGTGTTTATAGCAGAGCTGTTTCATGGCCCCACATTTGCCTTCAAAGATATAGCATTGCAGTTTCTTGGCAATCTTTTTGAGTATATTTTAACAAAACGGGCAACATATATTAATGTGCTTGGCGCAACAAGTGGTGATACAGGCTCTGCTGCAATATACGGTTTAAGGGGAAAAGAAAATATCAATATTTTTATTCTGCACCCCTACAAAAAGGTTAGCCCCATTCAGGAGCTTCAGATGACCACAGTGCAGGATAGCAATGTGTTTAATATTGCCATAAAAGGCACCTTTGATGATTGTCAGGCGATCGTAAAGTCTATCTTCAACGATCTTGCATTTAAAGAGAAGTTTCACCTGGCTGCTGTGAATTCGATTAACTGGGCACGGGTTCTTGCGCAGATTGTGTATTACTTTTATGCCTATTTTCAAAGCAGCGTGAATAGACTTTACTTCAGTGTTCCCACAGGTAATTTTGGCAATATTTTTGCTGGTTTTGTTGCAAAGAAGATGGGGCTACCTGTAGATAAACTCATTCTTGCTACAAACTCAAACGACATTCTTTATCGTTTTATCAATTTTGGTGATTATTCAATCTCAGATGTTAAAAAAACCTACTCACCTTCAATGGATATTCAGATTGCAAGTAATTTTGAGCGATACCTTTACTACCTGTTTGGTGAGGATAGTTCTACTACAAAATCGAAAATGGAGCAGTTTGCAAAGAATAAGAAACTGCAGTTTAATAGGGATGAGCTTGAAGCTGTGAGGGAGGATTTTGTTTCCTTCAGATGTTCTGAGGATGACACGCTCAAAACAATAAAAAGATTTTACGATGAGACGGGTTATATCATCGATCCCCACACAGCAGCCGGTGTTTATGCAGCCTGGCAGGCGGGTTTTGATGATGTGATATGTCTTGCTACGGCTCATCCTGCTAAATTTCCCGATGCTATAAGACTTGCCACAGGCAGAGAGCCCGATGAACCAGAAGCTATAGCCGAACTAAAAGGTAAAGAAAAGAGGCTTGAGGTACTTGACAACGATGTAGAATTGGTTAAAGATTTTATTGCAAAAAAGTTGGGGTGA
- a CDS encoding HU family DNA-binding protein, with translation MTKAELIEKVAAKVGATKSQTKKIIDATIETIMDAVAEGEKVGFAGFGTFYVSKRSARMGRNPRTGEQLKIEAFNLPSFKCGRIFKEKVNK, from the coding sequence ATGACAAAGGCTGAGCTAATAGAGAAGGTTGCTGCCAAGGTGGGAGCCACGAAAAGTCAGACAAAAAAGATTATTGATGCTACTATTGAAACGATTATGGATGCCGTTGCAGAGGGAGAAAAGGTTGGTTTTGCTGGTTTCGGCACATTCTATGTGAGCAAGAGAAGTGCAAGAATGGGTAGGAACCCAAGGACTGGTGAGCAGCTGAAGATCGAAGCTTTCAATTTGCCAAGCTTTAAGTGCGGCAGGATTTTTAAAGAGAAGGTCAACAAGTAG
- a CDS encoding competence/damage-inducible protein A, with the protein MRTSAIIIIGKEIITGQTQDGNSFFIASHLTQWGINNKYIAAVDDNGKEIVDVFRYYLDKVDIVIVSGGLGPTFDDMTMEAVAVALNRRLYLDNEAFEHIKNFYEKLYKEGKIESDEMNEKRMKMAYLIEDCKPLKNSVGAAWGAYINMNNKHVFVLPGLPKEMKAMFLNEVEPILKPLGEELGVVKVYEFDINDESVLGGYIDEVMKKYDVYIKSLPVGFDSKTMKVRFTAYNKDINEGLKIIEQAKVYLDKLLNSKKHSLN; encoded by the coding sequence ATGAGAACAAGTGCCATAATCATAATAGGAAAAGAGATAATTACAGGTCAAACGCAGGATGGAAATTCATTTTTTATTGCCTCTCATCTGACTCAATGGGGTATTAATAACAAATACATAGCAGCTGTTGATGATAACGGTAAAGAGATAGTAGATGTTTTTAGATACTATCTTGATAAGGTTGATATTGTCATCGTATCTGGTGGTCTTGGTCCAACATTTGATGATATGACTATGGAAGCTGTAGCTGTTGCGTTAAATAGACGACTGTATCTTGACAACGAAGCTTTTGAGCATATCAAAAATTTTTATGAAAAACTCTACAAAGAGGGCAAGATCGAGTCTGATGAAATGAACGAGAAACGGATGAAAATGGCTTATCTTATTGAAGACTGCAAACCGTTAAAAAACAGCGTTGGTGCAGCCTGGGGTGCTTATATAAACATGAATAATAAACATGTGTTTGTTTTGCCTGGTCTTCCAAAAGAGATGAAAGCTATGTTTTTGAATGAAGTTGAGCCTATTTTGAAGCCCCTGGGTGAAGAATTAGGGGTTGTTAAAGTTTATGAGTTTGACATAAATGATGAATCTGTGTTGGGTGGGTATATTGATGAGGTGATGAAAAAATACGATGTTTATATCAAATCGCTTCCTGTGGGTTTTGATTCTAAAACTATGAAGGTAAGATTCACTGCCTACAATAAAGATATTAACGAAGGTTTAAAAATTATTGAACAGGCAAAAGTATATCTTGATAAACTTTTGAATTCAAAAAAACACTCTTTAAATTAA
- the thiC gene encoding phosphomethylpyrimidine synthase ThiC, whose amino-acid sequence MTQIEAARKGIVTPEIKQVAQKEQRSVEYIMEGLKNGTIVIPKNKNHDIDAVGIGKGLRTKVNANIGTSSDIAELDNELKKLDAAVEAKADSVMDLSTGGDLDYIRREILKRSPIVVGNVPIYQAAVEVAQKKGSIAFMTEDDIFSTIEKQAKDGIDYMTLHCGVTLETLERLIKQGRVEDIVSRGGSFLSVWMLYNKKQNPLFEKFDRILEIAKEYDVTLSLGDGFRPGAIADATDRAQIHELILLGELHKRALEAGVQSMIEGPGHVPIDQVIMNAQIEKSVCDGAPFYVLGPVVTDIAPGYDHITSAIGGALMAAYGADFLCYVTKAEHVRLPTPEDVREGVIVTRIAAHAADIAKQIPGAKQWDLEMSRARKALNWERMIELSIDPEYVRELRSSSLPKEDDVCTMCGKFCAIKLLNKALRNQE is encoded by the coding sequence ATGACGCAAATAGAAGCTGCAAGAAAAGGGATAGTTACACCTGAAATAAAGCAGGTGGCACAAAAAGAGCAAAGAAGCGTTGAATATATAATGGAAGGCTTGAAAAACGGTACGATTGTTATACCCAAAAACAAGAATCACGATATCGATGCTGTTGGTATAGGCAAGGGCTTAAGAACCAAGGTTAATGCAAATATAGGCACATCATCCGATATTGCCGAGCTTGACAATGAATTGAAAAAGCTTGATGCGGCAGTAGAAGCAAAAGCCGATTCTGTTATGGATCTATCAACCGGTGGTGACCTTGACTATATAAGGCGTGAAATCTTAAAACGCTCCCCTATTGTTGTGGGTAATGTGCCTATTTATCAGGCAGCTGTGGAGGTTGCTCAGAAAAAGGGTTCGATCGCTTTTATGACTGAGGATGATATTTTTAGTACGATAGAAAAACAGGCCAAGGATGGCATAGATTATATGACTCTGCACTGCGGTGTCACACTTGAGACGCTTGAGAGGCTTATAAAGCAGGGCAGGGTTGAGGATATCGTATCAAGGGGTGGTAGCTTTCTGTCCGTGTGGATGCTTTACAATAAAAAACAGAATCCGTTGTTTGAAAAGTTTGACAGGATCCTTGAAATAGCAAAAGAATACGATGTTACACTCTCTTTAGGTGATGGTTTTAGGCCGGGTGCAATTGCCGATGCAACAGATAGAGCTCAGATTCATGAGCTTATTTTGCTTGGTGAGTTGCATAAAAGAGCACTGGAGGCGGGTGTTCAGTCTATGATAGAAGGCCCTGGTCATGTGCCGATAGATCAGGTCATTATGAATGCTCAGATAGAAAAAAGTGTATGCGATGGTGCACCGTTTTATGTTTTAGGTCCTGTTGTTACAGATATCGCACCTGGTTATGACCATATCACAAGTGCTATAGGTGGAGCTTTGATGGCTGCATACGGTGCTGATTTTCTCTGCTATGTTACAAAAGCAGAACATGTGAGATTGCCTACACCTGAGGATGTGAGAGAAGGTGTTATTGTTACAAGAATTGCAGCTCATGCTGCAGACATTGCTAAACAGATTCCAGGAGCAAAACAATGGGATTTAGAAATGAGCAGAGCGCGGAAGGCCCTTAACTGGGAAAGGATGATAGAATTGTCGATTGATCCTGAGTATGTGAGAGAGCTGAGGAGTTCTTCTTTGCCAAAAGAGGATGATGTATGCACGATGTGTGGAAAATTCTGTGCAATAAAACTTTTAAATAAAGCGTTGAGGAATCAAGAATGA
- a CDS encoding biotin--[acetyl-CoA-carboxylase] ligase: MNEVILDELYKNLGKYVTSERMCKKLGISRIAVWNRIKNLQKLGYKIEGKRSVGYMLKEEAKDILIPYEIRRRLNTKIFGSRVEYFRLTSSTMDEAEYLLEKEDDLNGALIIAEEQTSGRGRQKRKWLSPKGLNIYASLIYSPENWDTSMAIPFMFALSIAVREAIVDFGIDEAKIKWPNDVMVGNKKIAGVLVEAKSESGILKYLIGGFGINVNMEEVPEEIKDTATSMFIEASHKIDRATLLANILFYLENLLDIMNKKGKDEIFKLWRGMNNTIGRRVDIISGEDRIGGVAKDIDRDGFLVVETESGPRKVITAESVRFVDGHEE, from the coding sequence ATGAATGAAGTAATTTTAGATGAGCTATATAAGAATCTGGGCAAGTATGTAACAAGCGAGCGGATGTGTAAAAAATTAGGAATCAGCCGTATTGCTGTATGGAATAGAATCAAGAATCTTCAAAAATTAGGATATAAGATTGAGGGCAAGCGTAGTGTGGGCTATATGCTTAAAGAGGAAGCAAAGGATATTTTAATACCATACGAAATCAGAAGAAGACTTAACACAAAGATCTTTGGCAGTAGGGTTGAGTATTTCAGGCTAACTTCCTCTACTATGGATGAGGCTGAATATCTACTTGAGAAAGAGGATGATTTAAACGGGGCGTTGATTATAGCAGAAGAGCAGACATCAGGCAGGGGTAGACAGAAAAGAAAATGGCTCTCCCCTAAAGGCTTAAATATCTATGCATCTTTGATTTATTCTCCTGAAAACTGGGATACATCAATGGCTATACCTTTTATGTTTGCTTTATCTATTGCGGTAAGGGAGGCAATTGTTGATTTTGGCATAGATGAGGCAAAAATCAAATGGCCCAACGATGTAATGGTGGGCAATAAGAAAATTGCAGGTGTACTTGTTGAAGCCAAAAGTGAATCGGGCATATTGAAATATTTGATTGGCGGTTTCGGTATAAATGTAAATATGGAAGAAGTTCCTGAAGAGATTAAAGATACGGCAACAAGTATGTTTATTGAAGCCTCACACAAGATTGATAGGGCAACACTACTTGCAAATATTCTCTTCTACCTTGAGAATCTGCTTGATATAATGAATAAAAAGGGAAAGGATGAGATATTTAAACTCTGGAGAGGTATGAACAATACGATAGGCAGAAGGGTTGATATTATCAGTGGAGAAGATAGAATTGGAGGAGTGGCAAAGGATATAGATAGGGATGGGTTTTTAGTAGTTGAAACAGAGTCTGGACCAAGAAAGGTCATAACAGCCGAAAGTGTGAGGTTTGTCGATGGACATGAAGAATGA
- a CDS encoding GGDEF domain-containing protein has protein sequence MDMKNESEKLAAIIKEALYRATKRDIALTPFNYYKIFTEVALEYGLNDAELHRLLYGGSDISTDELEDLKKRVLDIATNIKDVAVNIEKTIDDKTQEYDSTLQTISTAEQNLDETIIEELERIKYINTSLKSELEAARRILEKQRKSIESIKELSYKDHLTGLYLRRYMNEVLSSLVYNFNRYKKIFSIIMLDLDDFKQINDTYGHLAGDEVLKVVGSVLKRITRRSDIPVRYGGDEFIVILPETDIEKAKIVAEKIRSKIASITFKKGSVEFKCSVSVGVTEVKEGDTVESILERVDEALYKTKKTKKGEITVL, from the coding sequence ATGGACATGAAGAATGAATCTGAAAAACTTGCAGCAATTATTAAAGAAGCACTGTATCGTGCAACAAAAAGGGATATAGCCCTTACGCCTTTCAACTATTACAAAATTTTTACAGAGGTTGCTTTAGAGTATGGTTTAAATGATGCTGAACTTCACAGGTTGCTTTATGGTGGTAGCGATATATCCACCGATGAGCTTGAGGATTTAAAGAAGCGCGTATTGGATATAGCTACCAATATTAAAGATGTTGCTGTGAACATAGAAAAAACGATTGATGATAAAACACAGGAGTACGACTCAACACTTCAAACCATTTCTACAGCTGAACAAAACCTTGATGAGACAATAATTGAAGAGTTAGAAAGGATAAAATATATAAATACCTCTTTGAAATCTGAGCTTGAAGCTGCAAGGAGAATTTTGGAAAAACAGAGAAAATCGATTGAAAGTATAAAGGAGCTATCCTATAAAGACCATCTAACAGGTTTGTATTTAAGACGTTATATGAATGAAGTACTCTCCTCGTTGGTTTATAACTTCAACCGCTATAAGAAGATCTTTAGCATTATTATGCTTGATCTTGATGATTTTAAACAGATCAACGATACCTACGGTCATCTTGCAGGCGATGAGGTGCTTAAAGTAGTGGGTTCGGTTTTAAAGAGGATTACCCGCAGAAGCGATATTCCTGTTAGGTATGGTGGCGATGAATTTATAGTGATTTTGCCAGAAACCGATATTGAAAAAGCAAAAATCGTTGCCGAAAAGATTAGAAGCAAGATTGCATCCATAACATTTAAAAAGGGTAGTGTTGAATTTAAATGCTCTGTAAGTGTGGGTGTGACAGAGGTTAAAGAAGGGGATACGGTTGAAAGTATACTTGAGCGGGTTGATGAGGCACTTTATAAAACAAAGAAGACAAAAAAAGGTGAGATCACTGTTCTTTAG
- the hisC gene encoding histidinol-phosphate transaminase, with the protein MRVAEYIEKLKPYEGGKPIDELKRQLNIEGEIIKLASNENPFGPSEKAVEAIKKTAAGVNYYPDGDSYYLKHKLADRLGVNPDNIIFGNGSDELIELIYRTFATSYDDEIVYCYPTFVEYKIIGLSFGKKLVELPLKDFSYDIDAILEHITDRTRLVFLNTPNNPTGTKIDRSDIERVIDKCSNDTLVVIDEAYYEYAILEDDYSELLDLYKKGNVIILRTFSKAYGLAGLRIGYGVAHPEIINYLNRVRPPFNVNIVAQNAALAALDDIEHVKKTVLDAKKQKEYLYTEFDKIGIKYVKSYANFVLFDVGQDADEIYRKLLQKGIIVRSMSGYGLKSFLRVSVGLDYQNRRFIEALKDILNV; encoded by the coding sequence ATGAGGGTTGCAGAGTATATAGAAAAGCTAAAACCTTATGAGGGTGGCAAACCAATAGATGAACTAAAAAGACAGTTGAATATAGAGGGTGAAATTATCAAACTTGCATCAAATGAAAATCCATTTGGCCCATCAGAAAAAGCCGTTGAGGCGATAAAAAAAACCGCAGCAGGTGTAAATTATTATCCTGATGGCGATAGCTATTATTTAAAGCATAAGCTTGCAGATAGACTTGGTGTAAACCCAGACAATATAATTTTTGGAAACGGCTCTGATGAACTTATAGAGCTTATCTATCGCACATTTGCAACATCTTATGATGATGAGATTGTTTACTGTTATCCAACCTTCGTTGAGTATAAAATTATCGGTTTATCCTTTGGCAAAAAGCTTGTTGAGTTGCCGCTTAAGGATTTTTCTTATGATATAGATGCTATACTTGAACATATTACAGACAGGACGCGATTGGTTTTTTTAAATACACCAAACAATCCAACAGGAACAAAGATAGATAGAAGTGATATTGAACGTGTTATTGATAAATGCAGTAATGATACGCTTGTTGTGATTGATGAGGCGTATTATGAATATGCGATTTTAGAAGATGACTATAGTGAGCTTCTTGATCTTTACAAAAAAGGCAATGTGATAATTTTAAGGACATTTTCCAAGGCATACGGTTTAGCTGGTTTACGCATTGGTTATGGTGTTGCACATCCTGAGATTATAAACTATCTAAACAGGGTAAGGCCGCCGTTTAATGTCAATATTGTAGCTCAAAATGCCGCACTGGCTGCTTTGGATGATATAGAACATGTTAAAAAAACCGTTCTGGATGCAAAAAAACAAAAAGAGTATCTTTATACTGAATTTGATAAAATCGGCATAAAATATGTTAAATCGTATGCAAATTTTGTTTTGTTTGATGTTGGACAAGATGCAGATGAGATCTACAGAAAGCTTCTTCAAAAAGGCATTATTGTAAGGTCTATGAGCGGATATGGACTGAAGAGCTTTCTAAGGGTCAGCGTGGGTTTAGATTATCAAAACAGGCGATTTATCGAGGCACTGAAAGATATCTTGAATGTTTAG
- a CDS encoding prephenate dehydrogenase gives MFRYAGIVGVGLIGGSLALDLKKHRLAECIVGFDKSSQNLSKAIELNIIDKIGSEEDLKRCDFVVVATPVDVVAENLLWVFDHADKAIVIDVGSVKGVIVDRVKPFVKNNFYVPTHPIAGTERFGPQAAFEGLFKDAYFIITPYEGMDKKAIETVKILAGRLGMKVEFMDAHLHDIVFGYVSHLPHAIAYALVDLVSKKDNNYTFIGGGFKDYTRIAASSEDMWSAIFSMNKDNLKKAVEEFKHHLNKIVELTEKPDELKQHLKQVRLFKENYLEK, from the coding sequence ATGTTTAGATATGCTGGCATTGTTGGTGTTGGGCTGATAGGTGGTAGTTTAGCGCTTGATTTAAAAAAACATCGGTTGGCTGAATGTATCGTTGGTTTTGATAAATCCTCACAAAACCTCTCAAAGGCTATAGAGTTAAATATTATCGATAAGATAGGCAGTGAGGAAGATCTAAAAAGGTGTGATTTTGTTGTTGTAGCTACACCTGTTGATGTTGTTGCAGAGAATTTGTTATGGGTATTTGATCATGCAGATAAAGCAATAGTTATAGATGTTGGCAGTGTTAAAGGGGTTATTGTTGATAGAGTGAAGCCCTTTGTAAAGAATAATTTTTATGTGCCAACGCATCCGATTGCAGGCACAGAGCGTTTTGGCCCTCAAGCTGCATTTGAAGGTTTATTTAAAGATGCCTATTTTATTATAACACCCTATGAGGGAATGGATAAAAAGGCTATAGAAACAGTAAAAATTTTGGCAGGAAGACTGGGGATGAAGGTTGAGTTTATGGATGCCCATCTGCATGATATTGTTTTTGGGTATGTGAGCCATCTGCCGCATGCCATTGCCTATGCGCTTGTCGATTTAGTTTCAAAAAAGGATAATAACTACACATTTATAGGTGGCGGTTTTAAGGATTATACCCGTATTGCAGCCTCATCTGAGGATATGTGGTCTGCAATTTTTAGTATGAATAAAGATAATTTAAAAAAGGCTGTTGAGGAATTTAAGCATCATTTAAATAAAATTGTAGAGCTTACTGAAAAACCCGATGAGCTAAAACAACACCTAAAACAGGTAAGGCTTTTTAAGGAGAATTACCTTGAAAAATAG
- the cmk gene encoding (d)CMP kinase: MKNRFIVTIDGPAGSGKSTIAELLRKRDGFIHINSGLFYRAIGYLLGDDVNESSLSSLSFSFKFDSDILIVHNNEILNDKLNNEQVGIAASRVAKKGFVRDFVNNLIRGMAKKGKFVIDGRDCGSVIFPSADVKIFLEASVNERARRRALQTNENFEDVVKKIKERDEQDRNRKIAPLIVPEGAVVINTDKLGIEGVYLEVKKEIERVYENRDF, from the coding sequence TTGAAAAATAGATTTATTGTCACAATAGATGGTCCAGCTGGCAGCGGCAAATCGACTATAGCTGAGCTTTTGAGAAAAAGGGATGGTTTTATACACATAAACAGCGGTTTGTTTTACAGGGCAATTGGCTACCTGTTGGGTGATGATGTGAATGAAAGCTCGCTTAGCAGTTTAAGTTTTTCTTTTAAGTTCGACAGTGATATCCTGATAGTTCATAACAATGAGATACTCAATGATAAACTAAATAATGAACAGGTGGGCATAGCTGCTTCAAGGGTTGCAAAAAAAGGGTTTGTTAGGGATTTTGTAAATAATCTTATAAGAGGTATGGCAAAAAAGGGAAAGTTTGTTATAGATGGCAGGGATTGTGGAAGTGTAATTTTTCCCTCTGCCGATGTAAAGATATTTCTTGAGGCATCAGTAAATGAGCGTGCAAGAAGGAGAGCCCTTCAAACAAATGAAAATTTTGAGGATGTTGTTAAAAAAATAAAAGAGAGGGATGAACAGGATAGAAATAGAAAGATTGCGCCATTGATTGTGCCTGAGGGCGCCGTTGTTATAAATACAGATAAACTGGGCATTGAAGGTGTTTATTTAGAAGTAAAAAAGGAGATTGAAAGGGTCTATGAAAATAGAGATTTCTGA
- a CDS encoding 4-hydroxy-3-methylbut-2-enyl diphosphate reductase — MKIEISEYAGFCYGVMRAIRIADDALLKHKKIYSLGPIIHNPQVVAEYEKKGMKVIEKLEDAEGPVLIRSHGAPPSVYKRIKEMGLEYIDATCPFVKEAQRFAENLYKEGYKVVVFGDEKHPEVKAHLGYTDYTAAVICTPMQAKDIKASRVGVVCQTTQSVEMFGKTIGELAKRIRELKVYNTICDATEKRQKAAEELAKRSDVMIIIGGKNSANTRKLYEISSHYTQAYHIETEDELKPEWFENRELIGITAGASTPTYIIQRVYNRIMEMVNG, encoded by the coding sequence ATGAAAATAGAGATTTCTGAATATGCAGGTTTTTGTTACGGTGTGATGAGGGCTATTAGAATCGCAGACGATGCACTTTTAAAACATAAAAAAATCTACTCATTGGGTCCCATCATTCACAATCCGCAGGTTGTTGCCGAATATGAAAAAAAAGGGATGAAGGTTATTGAAAAATTGGAGGATGCAGAAGGCCCCGTGCTTATACGCTCTCACGGTGCTCCTCCTTCTGTTTATAAAAGAATAAAAGAGATGGGGCTTGAGTATATCGATGCCACCTGTCCATTTGTAAAGGAAGCTCAAAGATTTGCAGAAAATCTCTACAAAGAAGGTTATAAAGTTGTGGTATTTGGGGATGAAAAACATCCCGAGGTGAAGGCTCATCTGGGCTATACAGACTATACGGCGGCTGTTATATGCACTCCTATGCAGGCAAAGGATATAAAGGCAAGCAGGGTAGGGGTCGTGTGTCAAACAACGCAGTCTGTTGAGATGTTTGGAAAAACCATAGGTGAGCTTGCAAAACGAATAAGGGAACTTAAGGTTTACAACACGATCTGTGATGCGACAGAAAAAAGGCAAAAAGCAGCAGAGGAGCTTGCAAAAAGAAGCGATGTGATGATTATTATAGGTGGTAAAAATTCAGCAAACACAAGAAAACTTTACGAAATCAGCAGCCATTATACGCAGGCATACCATATAGAAACAGAGGATGAGTTGAAGCCCGAATGGTTTGAAAACAGGGAGTTGATAGGTATAACGGCAGGTGCTTCAACGCCAACATATATCATACAGAGGGTTTATAATAGAATCATGGAAATGGTGAATGGATAG